The uncultured Methanolobus sp. sequence ACCGGATCTTAAGTCCGGCGCCTTTGACCAGCTGGGCAACCCTCGCAGTTAGAATAGTAATGGAAAGCCGGTCATGCGGTCTTAAACACCAGATAATAACAATTAAGTTACTTAAGTCTTATTATAGCAGGTATGGAAATCACGTTTCTTGGCACAGGTACCGGGATACCACAGGACAGCAGGGTACAGTCCGGAGTACTGCTGGACACAGGAGTGAACCTCCTGCTTTTTGATTGCGGATGCGGAGTTCTTGGAAGGATTTACCAGAGCAGGCACGACCATAAAGCCATTGATGCCATAGTACTCACACATCTTCATCTTGACCACGTAGGAGATGTACTGGCACTCATCAAGGCCAACTGGCTTGTGGGAAAGACAGACATGCGGATTTACGGGCCACAGGGCACACAGGAATGGTTTGAGAAAACACTTGATGTTTATGACTATCTCAGGGACAGGTTCACAGTAGATATCACAGAACTCTCGCCAGGGGATGAATTCGTACCAAAAGGCACAGAAGGCGACTGTAACTGCACCTTAAGCTGTGCAAAGACCGTACATACAGAGAACTCACTTGCCTATCGCATCGAAAGCAGCGGCAAAACCGTGGTCTACACAGGCG is a genomic window containing:
- a CDS encoding MBL fold metallo-hydrolase — translated: MEITFLGTGTGIPQDSRVQSGVLLDTGVNLLLFDCGCGVLGRIYQSRHDHKAIDAIVLTHLHLDHVGDVLALIKANWLVGKTDMRIYGPQGTQEWFEKTLDVYDYLRDRFTVDITELSPGDEFVPKGTEGDCNCTLSCAKTVHTENSLAYRIESSGKTVVYTGDTEPCEEVMELAEGADVLIHECSFPLGFPMTNHTTPDMLTLMMEEHPLTACRLYLTHLYPHMQGHYREATDHIKKYYNGEVMIAKDLVVVEV